From the Lathyrus oleraceus cultivar Zhongwan6 chromosome 4, CAAS_Psat_ZW6_1.0, whole genome shotgun sequence genome, one window contains:
- the LOC127073852 gene encoding calcium-dependent protein kinase 10: MGNCNACIKSDVIGSDRKTTDPNREKKGRKTKPNPYSEEALNSSATIRVLKDSNPRNRIGDKYVLGRELGRGEFGITYLCTDKETKQELACKSISKRKLRTAVDVEDVRREAAIMATLPEHPNIVKLKATYEDDENVHLVMELCEGGELFDRIVARGHYSERAAANVARTIAEVVRMCHANGVVHRDLKPENFLFANKKENSPLKAIDFGLSVFFKPGEKFSEIVGSPYYMAPEVLKRKYGPEVDIWSAGVILYILLCGVPPFWAETEQGVALAILRGVIDFKREPWPQISDSAKSLVRQMLEPDPKIRLTAEQVLEHPWLQNAKKASNVPLGDIVRTRLKQFSLMNRFKKRALRVIAEHLSLEEVEIIKDMFTLMDTDKNGRVTYEELKAGLQKVGSQLAEPEIKLLMDVADVDGNGVLDYGEFVAVTIHLQRMENDEHFRKAFKFFDKDDNGYIEFSELEAALVDDIGETDTNVLNEIMREVDTDKDGRISFEEFVAMMKTGTDWRKASRQYSRERFKSLSINLMKDGSLQLHDGISGQAVVV; this comes from the exons ATGGGGAATTGCAACGCGTGTATAAAATCAGATGTAATCGGTTCAGACCGGAAAACAACGGACCCGAACCGGGAGAAAAAAGGAAGAAAAACCAAACCGAACCCATACTCCGAAGAAGCGTTAAACTCATCAGCAACGATTCGTGTTCTGAAGGATTCAAATCCGCGAAATCGAATCGGAGATAAATACGTATTAGGCCGTGAGCTAGGTCGTGGCGAATTCGGTATAACGTATCTATGTACAGACAAAGAAACGAAGCAGGAGTTAGCTTGTAAGTCGATTTCGAAGCGGAAGTTGAGGACGGCGGTGGATGTGGAGGATGTTCGGCGGGAGGCGGCAATTATGGCGACGTTGCCGGAGCATCCTAATATTGTGAAGCTGAAGGCTACTTATGAGGATGATGAGAATGTTCATCTTGTTATGGAGTTGTGCGAAGGTGGTGAATTGTTTGATAGGATTGTTGCGAGGGGTCATTATAGTGAACGTGCTGCTGCGAATGTTGCGAGGACTATTGCCGAAGTTGTTAGGATGTGTCATGCGAATGGTGTTGTGCATAGAGATCTTAAGCCGGAGAATTTTCTTTTTGCTAATAAGAAAGAAAATTCTCCTCTTAAAGCTATTGATTTTGGCCTCTCCGTTTTCTTCAAGCCTG GGGAGAAATTTTCGGAGATTGTGGGGAGTCCTTACTATATGGCACCAGAGGTTTTGAAGAGGAAATATGGTCCCGAGGTTGATATATGGAGTGCAGGGGTGATTCTATATATTTTGTTATGCGGGGTGCCTCCGTTTTGGGCCG AGACTGAACAAGGGGTTGCTTTGGCGATTTTGAGGGGAGTCATTGACTTCAAGAGGGAGCCTTGGCCTCAGATTTCTGACAGTGCCAAGAGCCTCGTGCGTCAGATGTTGGAACCTGATCCTAAAATTCGCTTGACTGCCGAACAGGTGCTTG AGCATCCTTGGCTACAAAATgcaaagaaagcttcaaatgtTCCATTAGGAGATATTGTGAGGACAAGGCTTAAGCAGTTCTCGCTGATGAATAGATTCAAAAAGAGAGCTCTCCGG GTAATTGCAGAACATTTATCTCTTGAAGAAGTAGAAATAATCAAAGACATGTTTACATTGATGGACACTGATAAAAATGGCAGAGTAACATATGAGGAACTGAAGGCTGGTTTGCAGAAGGTTGGTTCGCAACTGGCCGAGCCAGAGATAAAGTTGCTGATGGATGTG GCTGATGTTGATGGGAATGGAGTACTTGATTATGGAGAGTTTGTAGCTGTGACGATTCACTTGCAAAGAATGGAGAATGACGAACATTTCCGCAAAGCATTCAAGTTTTTTGACAAAGATGATAATGGGTATATTGAGTTTAGTGAACTAGAAGCAGCATTAGTTGATGACATAGGAGAAACTGATACTAATGTACTGAATGAGATCATGCGAGAAGTTGACACTGACAAG GACGGTCGCATCAGTTTTGAGGAGTTTGTGGCCATGATGAAGACGGGAACTGATTGGAGAAAAGCATCCAGGCAATATTCTAGGGAGAGATTCAAGAGCCTGAGCATAAACTTGATGAAGGACGGCTCACTTCAGCTTCATGACGGGATAAGTGGTCAAGCTGTTGTGGTTTAA